Proteins found in one Methylobacter sp. S3L5C genomic segment:
- the speD gene encoding adenosylmethionine decarboxylase has product MNKLQLHGFNNLTKSLSFNIYDICYAPAEQQQAYIEYIDEAYNAKKLTQILKDVAEIIGAQILNIAHQDYDPQGASVTMLISEGDAPPPPSMNSQSPGPLPDTILAHLDKSHITVHTYPESHPDNGISTFRADIDVSTCGRISPLKALNYLLHSFESDVVTMDYKVRGFTRDISGKKHYIDHNITSIQNYIAKDTQESYQMIDVNVYQENIFHTKMMLKETELENYLFEKESNLTGTQKEEIEEKLRKEVTEIFYGHNYRRKKIKVADQEF; this is encoded by the coding sequence TTGAATAAATTGCAATTACACGGCTTTAACAATTTAACAAAATCCCTTAGTTTTAATATATACGATATTTGTTATGCTCCAGCAGAACAACAGCAGGCCTATATTGAATATATTGACGAAGCGTATAACGCCAAAAAATTGACGCAAATTCTTAAAGATGTTGCTGAAATTATTGGCGCGCAAATTCTTAACATCGCCCATCAGGACTATGATCCTCAAGGTGCCAGCGTTACCATGCTGATATCAGAGGGCGATGCTCCACCGCCACCCAGCATGAATAGCCAATCGCCAGGCCCGTTACCTGACACCATCTTGGCGCATCTGGATAAAAGTCATATTACCGTGCATACTTACCCTGAAAGCCATCCTGATAATGGTATAAGTACTTTTCGCGCTGATATTGATGTATCAACTTGTGGTCGTATTTCACCATTAAAAGCGCTCAATTATTTACTGCATAGCTTTGAATCAGATGTAGTCACTATGGACTATAAAGTGCGTGGCTTTACCCGTGATATATCAGGTAAAAAGCATTATATTGATCATAACATTACCTCTATTCAAAACTATATTGCCAAAGATACTCAGGAAAGCTATCAAATGATAGATGTGAATGTGTATCAGGAAAATATTTTCCACACCAAAATGATGCTCAAGGAAACCGAACTGGAAAATTATTTATTTGAGAAAGAAAGTAATCTCACTGGCACTCAAAAAGAAGAAATAGAAGAAAAGTTACGTAAAGAAGTCACCGAAATTTTTTACGGGCACAACTATCGGCGTAAAAAAATAAAAGTTGCCGATCAAGAGTTTTAA
- a CDS encoding LysR family transcriptional regulator — MDNSIDISDTKLMDIDQIKTFLGVVANGSFLEAATRLHVTQSTVSTRIQRLEAYLGVSLFVRNRSGAVLTLPGRRFLGHAKSILLTLEQAQYDIGLPSRFNASITIGARIAFWEELLPQWLGTMRRQAPDISICSEIGFEDDLMRGLIEGRIDVGMMYTPQHSPGLQIEHLFDETLVLLTTDPDKPWPNDDYIYVDWGPAFYALHSSSYPDLERPPQLVNIGWLGVQLILSNGGSCFLPMRIAEPLIQANKLFHVPGSPQFRLPAYMVFSSGNDSLVLYQVLESLRSLAVVEQQKVLNF, encoded by the coding sequence TTGGACAATAGTATCGACATATCCGATACTAAATTGATGGATATAGATCAGATCAAAACTTTTTTAGGGGTAGTGGCTAATGGTAGCTTTCTGGAAGCGGCGACCAGACTACATGTTACCCAATCAACCGTGAGTACACGCATACAAAGACTGGAAGCCTATCTTGGCGTTAGCCTGTTTGTACGCAATCGCTCAGGCGCTGTACTAACACTACCTGGACGTCGTTTTTTAGGTCATGCAAAATCCATATTATTAACATTAGAACAAGCACAATACGATATTGGCTTACCCAGTCGTTTTAATGCCAGTATTACCATAGGCGCACGAATTGCTTTTTGGGAAGAATTATTGCCCCAATGGCTTGGTACAATGCGCAGGCAGGCTCCGGATATTTCCATTTGCAGCGAAATTGGCTTTGAAGATGATCTAATGCGCGGACTCATTGAAGGTAGAATCGATGTAGGCATGATGTATACACCACAACATAGCCCCGGCCTTCAGATTGAGCATTTATTCGATGAAACACTGGTACTGCTAACCACCGATCCGGATAAACCCTGGCCAAATGATGATTATATCTATGTGGACTGGGGACCGGCATTTTACGCCTTACACAGTAGCAGCTATCCTGATCTGGAACGCCCTCCCCAGCTGGTAAATATCGGTTGGCTTGGGGTGCAATTAATCCTTAGTAATGGTGGTTCATGTTTTTTACCTATGCGTATTGCTGAACCGTTAATTCAGGCTAATAAATTGTTTCATGTACCTGGTAGTCCACAATTTAGATTACCGGCTTACATGGTTTTTTCCAGTGGAAATGATTCACTAGTGTTGTATCAGGTCTTGGAAAGCTTGCGTTCGTTAGCGGTTGTTGAGCAACAAAAAGTATTAAATTTTTAG
- a CDS encoding efflux transporter outer membrane subunit — MTRQFMVKQFLLTGLMLLLSGCAWIPAGDKRAEFIKMPAMKYTLSQTGHDELSVTTEHWPHKRWWREFGSTELNGLMVIALKDNIGLKVAAARLRQAQALVKVEDARLLPFLDAQVGVESGRVSGNGFNVALRGEKFSSAFINPLNLRYQLDFWGKNRAAIEAALGQAAAEAAELAEVLLQLTSTIARSYIQGMALREQLELVHTMVTLQHDLLELYETRLRLGLDAADQVKQGTIELEQINKYEAGIREQLTIQRNLLARLIGDGPDSTQNLFTNTVISPEPIKLPEKLPLELLRHRPDLAATLHRAESAEKGVTVAKASFLPTIDLTAFAGVNALRLTNGASSLASILFSGSSFSYGIAPGLRLPLFEGGRLRGELSAQRAEYDGAVELYNETLLHALQEVADSLSRWRKSHTILEAHERLLSTQHENLGLIEERFRSGLDDRRALLTGQHALLNQEYALQTLAADQRLAMVDLMEALGGGYVNDLQPVQQKPEPKLISWLPW, encoded by the coding sequence ATGACTCGTCAATTTATGGTGAAGCAATTTCTCCTTACGGGACTTATGCTCTTGCTGTCCGGTTGTGCCTGGATACCGGCAGGAGACAAGCGTGCCGAGTTTATAAAAATGCCAGCCATGAAATATACGCTATCGCAGACCGGCCATGATGAATTGTCTGTGACTACAGAACATTGGCCTCACAAGCGTTGGTGGCGGGAATTTGGTAGTACGGAACTTAATGGTCTTATGGTTATTGCGCTTAAAGATAATATTGGCCTCAAGGTCGCTGCGGCCCGATTACGTCAAGCCCAGGCTCTGGTTAAGGTAGAGGATGCAAGGTTATTACCGTTTTTGGATGCACAGGTGGGCGTGGAATCAGGTCGTGTTTCAGGAAATGGTTTTAATGTGGCACTGCGGGGAGAAAAATTTTCTTCCGCTTTTATTAATCCCTTGAACTTGCGCTACCAGCTTGATTTTTGGGGTAAAAATCGTGCCGCAATAGAAGCAGCATTGGGGCAGGCAGCCGCTGAAGCAGCGGAGCTGGCTGAAGTTTTACTGCAATTAACCAGCACAATTGCACGTTCTTATATACAAGGAATGGCGCTACGCGAGCAATTGGAACTGGTACATACCATGGTGACGTTGCAGCACGATTTGCTTGAACTGTATGAAACACGGTTACGATTGGGACTGGATGCCGCCGATCAAGTTAAACAAGGTACCATTGAATTAGAGCAGATAAATAAGTACGAAGCCGGTATCCGTGAGCAGTTAACTATTCAGCGAAATTTACTGGCCCGGCTGATCGGTGACGGACCTGATTCAACACAAAACCTGTTTACCAACACCGTGATTAGCCCTGAGCCGATAAAGCTGCCTGAGAAATTACCGCTGGAATTACTCAGGCATCGCCCGGATCTTGCTGCGACTCTGCATCGAGCCGAGTCTGCAGAAAAAGGTGTTACCGTTGCCAAAGCCAGCTTTTTACCCACTATTGATCTGACTGCGTTTGCCGGCGTCAATGCCTTAAGATTAACTAATGGAGCAAGTTCTCTGGCCAGTATTTTATTTTCCGGCTCCAGTTTCTCCTATGGAATTGCACCGGGCCTTCGACTACCCCTATTCGAAGGTGGACGTCTACGCGGGGAGTTATCGGCACAGCGGGCAGAATACGATGGTGCCGTGGAGTTGTACAATGAAACTTTATTACATGCCTTGCAGGAGGTAGCCGATAGCTTGAGTCGCTGGCGGAAAAGCCATACCATTCTTGAAGCACACGAGCGTTTGCTGTCTACACAACATGAAAATTTAGGTCTTATTGAAGAGCGTTTTCGCAGTGGTCTGGATGATCGTCGAGCATTGCTGACTGGCCAGCATGCCTTGCTGAACCAGGAATATGCCTTGCAAACTTTGGCAGCTGATCAACGCCTTGCCATGGTGGACTTAATGGAAGCTTTGGGCGGCGGCTACGTTAACGATCTTCAGCCCGTCCAACAGAAACCCGAACCCAAACTCATTAGTTGGCTGCCATGGTAG
- a CDS encoding bifunctional SulP family inorganic anion transporter/carbonic anhydrase has translation MTSNPLSKLQRHKFGILANLKYDLPASIAVFLISIPLSLGIALASGAPLFSGLITGIIGGIIVAPLSGSSLGISGSSAGLAVIVLSAIQDLGFNAFLLVVVMAGVFQIMMGLAKAGVIAYYFPSSVINGILSGIGIIIFLKQIPHALGYDKDYEGDFSFFQADNYSSFSELSHMLEFISPASVLIAVISLLFLILWDQPFMKKHRFFQLFNSVLMAVIAGVVTNYILQNFYSDFALGDGHLVMIPVFQSANDVLSQLYFPDFSQLGNPKIYLAALTLALVASLESLLSVEAVDKLDPYKRVTPSNRELIAQGIGNISSGLIGGLPLTQVIVRSSVNIQSGARTKASAFIRGLLLLFAVIFIPTLLNKIPLASLAAILLMVGYKLARPDVFKAMYKAGMYHFIPFCATISGLVFTDMLLGIIIGLSAAIFSILLENYKSAFYFNEVHVGNKIIIRLSEHVSFLNKANIQKTFEQLPRNAEVIIDATRSKYIDYDVYEIIQNFKIEAEYKNIKLTIENLRGYGVLEPVENARAQTYNTQQSLTPSAVLALLKEGNEHFVNNLKANRNLLEQVNDTRQGQFPIAIILSCMDSRTSVELIFDQGLGDVFSTRVAGNVINDDILGSMEYACKIAGSKLIVVLGHSHCGAIKGACADVKLDHLTGLLSKIKAAVNAVRIDESLRISADDPVLVQKVADKNVQLTVEQIRSKSTLLDDMVKNGEIGIVGAMYDIETGKVKFYADV, from the coding sequence ATGACAAGCAATCCCTTATCAAAACTTCAGCGACATAAATTTGGCATATTGGCTAATTTAAAATATGACCTTCCCGCCAGTATTGCGGTATTTCTGATATCTATTCCACTATCGTTAGGTATCGCACTGGCGTCTGGTGCACCGCTATTTTCGGGATTGATTACCGGCATTATCGGCGGCATCATTGTAGCGCCGTTAAGTGGTTCATCGTTAGGTATCAGCGGTAGTTCTGCGGGACTTGCTGTCATTGTATTAAGTGCTATCCAGGATCTTGGCTTTAATGCTTTTTTGCTGGTAGTGGTTATGGCCGGTGTTTTTCAAATTATGATGGGACTGGCAAAAGCTGGCGTTATTGCTTATTACTTTCCGTCTTCGGTCATTAACGGCATATTGTCGGGGATAGGTATCATTATTTTTCTCAAGCAAATCCCACATGCTCTAGGCTATGACAAAGATTACGAGGGTGATTTTAGTTTTTTTCAGGCAGATAATTACTCTTCATTTTCAGAGCTATCGCACATGCTGGAGTTTATTTCGCCTGCTTCAGTTCTGATTGCCGTCATATCACTGTTGTTCCTGATTTTGTGGGATCAGCCGTTTATGAAAAAACACCGTTTTTTCCAACTATTTAACAGTGTTTTAATGGCTGTTATTGCTGGCGTAGTAACCAATTATATTCTGCAAAACTTTTATTCTGATTTTGCTCTTGGTGACGGTCATCTGGTGATGATTCCGGTCTTTCAAAGTGCAAATGATGTGTTAAGTCAGCTGTATTTTCCTGATTTTTCGCAGCTGGGCAATCCTAAAATTTATTTGGCTGCATTAACATTGGCATTGGTCGCCAGTTTAGAATCGCTACTCTCTGTAGAAGCGGTTGATAAGCTGGATCCCTATAAAAGAGTAACACCTTCCAACCGGGAGTTGATAGCGCAAGGCATCGGTAATATCAGTTCAGGATTGATTGGTGGCTTGCCTCTGACGCAAGTTATTGTCCGTAGCTCAGTTAATATCCAGTCAGGTGCAAGAACCAAGGCATCAGCTTTTATCCGGGGACTGTTATTATTGTTTGCAGTTATTTTTATCCCCACCCTGTTAAATAAAATTCCGTTGGCTAGTCTGGCTGCAATTTTATTGATGGTAGGTTATAAATTGGCGAGGCCGGATGTTTTTAAAGCCATGTACAAAGCAGGGATGTATCATTTTATTCCATTCTGTGCCACTATTTCTGGGCTGGTTTTTACGGATATGTTGTTGGGGATCATTATTGGTCTGAGTGCCGCTATATTTTCAATTTTGCTGGAAAATTATAAAAGCGCTTTTTATTTTAATGAAGTTCATGTTGGTAACAAAATCATTATTCGGTTATCCGAGCATGTTTCTTTTTTAAATAAAGCCAACATCCAAAAAACATTTGAACAGTTACCCAGGAATGCCGAGGTTATTATTGATGCAACCCGCTCCAAATATATCGATTACGATGTTTATGAAATTATTCAAAACTTTAAAATCGAAGCTGAATATAAAAATATCAAACTGACCATTGAGAATCTTCGTGGCTATGGTGTGCTGGAGCCGGTTGAGAATGCACGAGCACAAACCTACAACACACAACAATCATTAACACCATCGGCAGTGTTGGCGCTATTAAAAGAAGGTAATGAACACTTTGTTAATAATTTAAAGGCCAATCGCAATTTACTGGAACAGGTTAATGATACCCGGCAAGGACAATTTCCTATTGCCATCATCTTGAGTTGCATGGATTCACGTACTTCGGTGGAACTGATTTTTGACCAGGGTCTGGGTGATGTATTTAGCACTCGGGTAGCCGGTAATGTTATCAATGATGATATTCTGGGTAGTATGGAATATGCTTGTAAAATTGCCGGATCAAAGCTTATTGTGGTGTTGGGGCATTCGCATTGCGGGGCTATTAAAGGTGCCTGCGCTGATGTTAAGCTGGATCATCTGACCGGGTTATTGTCCAAAATCAAGGCGGCGGTTAATGCTGTCAGAATTGATGAATCGTTGAGAATTAGTGCCGATGATCCTGTTCTGGTTCAAAAAGTAGCGGATAAAAATGTGCAGTTAACCGTTGAGCAAATCAGAAGTAAAAGTACTTTGTTAGACGATATGGTTAAAAATGGTGAAATTGGTATAGTTGGCGCGATGTATGATATTGAAACCGGGAAAGTGAAATTCTATGCGGATGTTTAG
- a CDS encoding DHA2 family efflux MFS transporter permease subunit — protein sequence MTIVYAERLSRWRFILFNIVLSLGHIIVLFNVGAYIAVLPHVTGDLGGVLPSFGTWGQTYFIIALALAFPVARWLSGLLGDYRLFIAAFIIYAVASYLCAISQSLWLFIPGRILLGFSGGITLFIGQSLLLKEYPEHLKLLSLGIWGLVTLMPFTISFPIGGLIADEWGWRYLFYLNIPIALAIAGITGSLLVGRGFRYNHTRFDYVGFILLALVLGSLQTLLNLGNDFDWLDSLFLVSMLILFTVALPCFIIWEFNEHHPAFNIRLFAHRNFTIGVICIAAGFFSIQGLLSVFIVQLQVLLGYSSFLAGMAYLPMILLAVPVTLVMHKLPKVLDARLLVCVNLLGFAFTFYWLGLFDDPGSFEQIFWPLLLLGFFLGSFFTPLVKLTLHGLSGELQMRASEEAGFLRVIAGAFGITLQGVVLFQRTPYHQLHLADHFGGRQFAAIDLLQGFASELEAAGLDTSMVKARLLILIKQHAGILALNDAFLLASYLFLGLAGLVWLAYPTYQPLHPTIAEEVRNLRAEEIIEEA from the coding sequence ATGACCATCGTTTATGCCGAACGCTTGAGTAGATGGCGTTTTATTTTGTTTAATATCGTGCTTAGTTTAGGGCACATTATTGTGTTGTTTAATGTCGGTGCATACATTGCCGTACTGCCTCATGTTACCGGTGATTTGGGTGGGGTCTTACCCAGTTTTGGTACCTGGGGACAGACCTATTTTATTATTGCCTTGGCGCTGGCTTTTCCTGTGGCACGCTGGCTCTCAGGTCTATTGGGTGATTATCGTTTATTTATCGCAGCATTTATTATTTATGCAGTTGCTTCTTATCTATGTGCCATCAGTCAAAGTTTGTGGCTGTTTATTCCGGGACGTATCCTACTTGGATTTTCAGGTGGAATTACACTCTTTATTGGACAATCGCTGTTATTGAAAGAATATCCTGAGCATCTAAAATTATTAAGTTTAGGAATATGGGGACTGGTTACACTGATGCCTTTTACCATCAGTTTTCCTATTGGCGGACTGATCGCTGACGAGTGGGGGTGGCGTTACTTATTTTATTTAAATATCCCGATCGCCTTGGCCATCGCCGGGATTACCGGTTCACTACTGGTCGGGCGAGGCTTTAGGTATAACCACACGCGTTTTGATTACGTTGGTTTTATTTTGTTGGCTTTGGTTCTTGGTAGTCTGCAAACCTTGCTGAATCTAGGTAATGATTTTGACTGGTTGGATTCATTGTTTCTGGTCAGTATGTTGATTTTGTTCACAGTGGCATTACCCTGTTTTATTATTTGGGAGTTCAACGAACATCACCCGGCGTTTAACATACGCCTTTTTGCTCATCGTAATTTTACAATAGGTGTAATCTGCATTGCCGCCGGATTTTTTTCAATCCAGGGCTTACTTTCGGTATTTATTGTTCAGCTGCAAGTATTACTGGGCTATTCCTCGTTTCTTGCCGGTATGGCTTACCTGCCTATGATATTACTTGCTGTACCGGTGACGTTGGTAATGCATAAGCTACCCAAAGTACTTGATGCTCGTCTGCTCGTCTGTGTCAATCTTCTTGGTTTCGCGTTCACTTTTTATTGGTTGGGTCTGTTCGATGATCCGGGTTCATTCGAGCAAATTTTTTGGCCCTTGCTATTACTTGGTTTTTTTTTAGGATCGTTTTTCACCCCATTGGTCAAGCTGACTCTTCACGGGCTGTCTGGCGAACTGCAGATGCGTGCCTCTGAAGAAGCGGGATTCCTGCGAGTAATTGCCGGTGCCTTCGGCATTACTTTGCAAGGTGTTGTGCTTTTTCAGCGCACCCCTTATCATCAATTGCATTTGGCTGATCATTTCGGCGGGCGGCAGTTTGCTGCTATTGATTTACTGCAAGGGTTTGCTTCGGAATTGGAGGCTGCCGGCCTCGATACCAGTATGGTAAAAGCCAGGCTCCTGATCCTCATAAAGCAGCATGCCGGCATCCTGGCGTTGAATGATGCTTTTTTATTGGCGAGCTACCTGTTTCTGGGATTGGCCGGATTGGTGTGGTTGGCTTATCCGACCTATCAACCTTTGCATCCTACTATAGCAGAAGAAGTAAGAAATCTTCGCGCCGAAGAAATAATAGAAGAAGCATGA
- a CDS encoding OsmC family protein, giving the protein MQATVKWIDGVMFVGETGSGHAVVMDGAPDHGGRNMGMRPMEMILVGLGGCSSFDVVQILQKGRNNIVNCVAEISAERVDTVPSVFSKIHLHFVVSGRDLKVSAVERAVKLSAEKYCSASIMLGKAGVEITHDFEVLEV; this is encoded by the coding sequence ATGCAAGCAACAGTCAAATGGATTGATGGTGTAATGTTCGTCGGCGAAACTGGCAGTGGTCATGCGGTTGTTATGGATGGCGCGCCTGATCATGGCGGACGTAATATGGGAATGCGGCCAATGGAAATGATTTTAGTGGGCTTGGGTGGTTGCTCATCTTTTGATGTTGTGCAGATTTTACAAAAAGGCAGAAATAACATTGTCAATTGCGTGGCAGAAATTTCTGCTGAACGGGTTGATACTGTTCCCAGTGTGTTTAGCAAAATTCACCTGCATTTTGTCGTCAGTGGTCGTGATTTGAAAGTATCGGCTGTTGAGCGGGCAGTTAAATTGTCGGCAGAGAAATATTGCTCTGCTTCCATTATGCTAGGTAAAGCGGGGGTAGAAATTACCCATGATTTTGAAGTTTTAGAGGTTTAA